DNA sequence from the Scylla paramamosain isolate STU-SP2022 chromosome 4, ASM3559412v1, whole genome shotgun sequence genome:
tgtgtgtgtgtgtgtgtgtgtgtgtgtgttattttgtctGGGCCTTCCCTTGTAGGACTTCCGGCATGGTGTATAAACACGTAgatagttattattgttattgttattattattattattattattattattatttattattattattattattattatcattattattattattcagttattattatcattattttattattatcatcattattcataaCTTTCTAACTTACTGTTGGTGGATAAGAAGGTTAAAAGCTTGACTTGCTCCTTTGATGGCAGCAATTAATGACTGGCAGCTCCTGTGACGAGCACTGAGCAATCAAGCGTCGAGGACCGTATGGTTGCAATGCAAGGACGGAATGAAAGACTGATTAAGAAGGATTCCCATCTTTCATCTGAGTCTTTACAAcactttcgaaaaaaaaaataataataatcccaaacttacaaatacaataaaacttttctcttctcaaaATATTATATTCCGATCAATGCAAAGTATAAAGGAAAACCGTTACGAGCAAGGGGACGACTCAGGTCTATttgcatcttttccttccttcagtttgtTTGGTTCACGTTcaggagggtgaaaaaaaatgtcataaaaaataaatgaaagctgTAATTTCTAAATCTGGTTTCTCCGTtaccgataaaaaaaatatatacaaatccttgaatgagaaggaaaggactgaattttcttttattgatatttaaaagtcaagaaaaaaaaagtcagtaaaGATTTATATTCAATGGTCATATCAGTTTTCCAAGAGGGGATTCGAACGGTGATGGACAACTTCTTGTAAATCAATTATTAATGTGACGTGCGCGATTACTTACAAGACTTAATATtgatgtcgtgtgtgtgtgtgtgtgtgtgtgtgtgtgtgtgtgtgtgtgtgtgtgtgatgatggtgatgataatgaagcatataattataaatgaagaagaggaacaggaggactACAAAGGAATATAAGCAGGAACAGAACCCTAGGTCCTTGGTAGCTGCTTGCATTAGTAAAAGGACAGGCTGGGGAGCACAGTAGAAGGCCTCTCCCCAACCCCACCCCTCAAGACAACGTTGGCTGGAAAAGAGGCAACTACCAtgcagtattaaaaaaaaaaaaaatgaaattttaTCATGGAATTTtattatagagaaagaaaataacatgtgACTGAGAgaactggacacacacacacacacacacacacacacacacacacacacagagagagagagagagagagagagagagagagagagagagagagagagagagagagagagagagagagagagagagagagagagagagagagagagagagagagagagagagagagcgataagGTGGAAGTGGAGTGGAGGTTGTTCTGTGGCAGGGGTGGGCTAAGGTCAGAGATGGGGGGGATGTGGTGGAGGGGGCGGGTGttggggatggggagagggaaggtagatAGAGGGGGAAGAGCAACAATGGTTAAGGTTAATGGGGAAGATCTGAGGGTCATGAATCTATCGGACACTGACCTGCGAAGTGAgactggaggaaaaggaggaggaagaggaagaggaagaaggagaagtcgAAAAAGAGatgcaagaacacacacaaagacacaaaaaatattgaaatgtgGACGactgaaaggaagaacaaattgTGACatagtaagaggagaaggaagaagcgaagaacaagaacaagaacaaaaaaaataaatagataaaactagGAAGGTAGctgcaagaaaacaaaaataacattcaaaatacatcaAAAAGAGCTCAACTAAGGGTAGAACATGAAGAGGGAGAATTAATTaacaaggagggggaggagaaagtgggAAGGCTGTAATGTATGCAAGGAGACGATGTGGAAAGAGGCTGgtgggaggacgaggaagaaaagacgaattAGGAAACCAtgcaggaaggaatgaagaagaggagtaggaggaggaggtcatggtagttgtggaggaggagtaggaggaggaggaaaaggaaagagaggagtgtAAAAGCTTAAAGTTACTACATCACTTGCTTACATATTCTGACGATGAAGggcaagtcatcatcatcatcatcatcatcatcatcatcatcatcatcatcatcatcatattcataATCATATTAACTCCCTCGTTTCTTTGATTTCCGTCCACCGCCttcttatttcattatcatcattattactatcattttcATTCTAATTCACCATCTCCTtgttcactatcatcattaaaTCATcgctattctcctcctcctcctcctccttctcctcctcctcctcctcctcctcctcctcctcctccacttcttcttcctcctcctcctcctcctcctcctcctcctcctcctcctcctctttctcttcctcttcataaccatcatttttttttttttgatcatCGAGAAAATATTCTTTCTTGACTGACCTcaagcttttctttcttctcctcaccCCTTCTGATCTCCGCGTGGATATGGGTCAACgcctctgctttctctctctctctctctctctctctctctctctctctctctctctctctctctctctctctctggtaatatcTCTGACATCACCGGCACCACTCCtaccactaaaaacaaaaacaacaacaacaacaacaacaacaacaaaccaccaccaccaccaccaccaccagcagcagcaccaccaccaccaccaccaacaacaacaacaacatcaaaacaacaacaacaacaacaacaacaacaacaacaacaacaacaacaacaaacctaaTTATTTACTATTCAACTGATTAAATTAACATATGACGAAAACAAAACCTGATTCTTcccgcgcgcgtgcgtgcgtgcgtgcgtgtgtgtgtgtgtgtgtgtgtgtgtgtgtgtgtgtgtgtgtgtgtgtgtgtgtgtgtgtgtgtgtgtgtgtgtgtgtatggagaaaAAGTCGGAAATTCAATCATAAaccgaaagggagagaaaatattaaaggagaacgaagaaaaaaaaaaaggagaagaggaagaagaggaaaagaacaaaactgtCATTTTACGAGCACcagcttcctcccttcctcagatTACAAAATATGATTACACAGAAGGTTAACTCCACTCAACCTTTCGTGTCCCATTAAGACACTCAAATAACTATActtggaaggagaaggaggaggaagaagaccaaatggaggaggaagataaggatgggagggagagttgcgcaaagaaaaaaaaaaaaaaaaggcggaagAAACTTGTACTgagcctttccttcctttaactcCTTTATGCCACAGACGGAATTAATTACCTGCGTGATGTACCTGCTAATTACTGCCTACCTCACCTGGCCCTGAGTGAAGCtcggaagaaggaagagagttttGGGGAccggggtagagagagagagagagagagagagagagagagagagagagagagagagagagagagagagagagagagagagagagagagagagagagagagagagagagagagagagagagagagtattattattattattattattattgttattattattattactatttgattattattatatatgcaaatagaaaaaaaaatctgtgaagTGAAcagtgaaaaggagaaggaaaaataagaagaggtagaagaaacgaaggaagaataGCCATACTGACAGTTTACGTAGAAAAGGAGACAGAATAGCGACGGCTTATGTAGTGATAAATAATGAACTTGAAGTGGCAGTGATTGTTGGGGTAGTGGCGGTGACGGCagcagtggttgtggtggtggtgacggtagtggtggtggtagtggttgtgatggtcGTAGGGATACGTAATGGTAGACTTCCGCGGCTCATTTACCTCCCACCGACTCACAAGTAAAGTCAGTAAACACCACTCGTACCTTTCCCATAAATTCTCGTACATTCATACTTCAAGATTAAGGATCTCTTATCTTGCTCGCCAGGGGAGGATGGATCAGTGGTACAgttattcctctcttttcccttcttctctgaATTTTCTTcgacttctttttttcattcagctTTTTGATGCTTtatcttagttttatttttttttacatcaataGTCTTTcaagtcctctttctttctttctttctttcttcttttattattttttattatctttctctccttcgtaCAGATTTCTGCCTttattgtcttcatttttattctgtACTCTTCAtccttactccctcctcctcgcaccGTCTTCCTTATGCCTTATTATCCTCATTATTCCAACTACAAACCTCCTTCCGGGACGCAGATTGCTCCACAACTACCCTATTAACTGCAAACCACAAACATATGCATGCACCTCACCACATCACGGAGcaaagaggatggaaggaactCGAATTCTCCAACCGCAACAAATCTGGCTGATGACTGAGGGTTGTGCCAAGGTTAGAGGCAAAAGGTGGTGTTTAAAAGATAGTTACACGGCCCGTAACTCGACATCATTACCGAAGGACTGGTAATTATCGTACTTCCACCAAATTACCGGTATTAAATCAAGAGTCCACCAAATTTCCGGTATTAAatcaagagtatttttttttttaaccaaccCTCAGGAATTATGGTTTCTCATCAACCTTCCGGATTTGTAATTGTCGTATATTCGAACCTTCAGAATTTGTAATTATAGTACTTTAACaatattgttatatttaaaGAGTGGTTCGCCACGAGTATGGTATACAAGTGagcatatatatttatttatttatttttattttttcgaagATATATATCACtgcccaccaccatcactactactctTCTATAGATATAATAATTAGAATACCCATTTAATTTCGTCCGAAGACATAAAAACAGAACACAGTATATgtcgaaaataaaaataatgttagTGCTAAATCACACTAATAccaaaatcaataataatactaataaagaATCCTTTCTCACTCATCCACGTCAactgcctgtctgtttccaccCACACCCGGCCTTAAGGATGTCAGTAATAGCAGGTTAGCAAGGAGTATCACAGGCATAATTGCAGTACGCGCCCCAGACACCAGTATTAGCAGGGTTGCATCACCACCAAGGCAGCTGTGAGTGACTGTCATAACCGGATTTACTCGCTGACTCACCCCCAAGTCTTATTTGGATATACTTAGTGACTTAAGCACCTTTGTTTTATGTGAGGCTATTAACATAAATACGTGCATCTCACACGCATATAGATACGAACATTTGGTATTAAAAGACGAGGCAGCATGTTTTATGCGAGGCTTTTAACGCAAATAGATGTATCCACGCATCCACCCACTTAACACCATCacccccacatacacacacatacacacacacactaacaattCCGAGCTTATTTCGATGGATTAGCGCAGCAGGAAGCAGTTTATTGCCCCAAGCCAAAGATATTATTGAAACAGACACTAAGGCAAGAAATTACCACCTAATAATGTTATATTTAAtctaaaagaggaaagaggaaacaaaatgatTCGAGCAGTTTGGAGCTTCGAGGAAAAGTGAGTCTTGcttctcgccctctctctctctctctctctctctctctctctctctctctctctctctaagggatTTTTACGAAAGAGATTTCAATAAGGCAAAGAGAGGGATCTTtttgccatgagagagagagagagagagagagagagagagagagagagagagagagagagagagagagagagagagagagagagagagagagagagagagagagagagagaaatttaaatatCAATAATATTCGAAATAAATTCACtatcaaatacaaaaaaaaaaaaaaaatttgaatacATGTAAATATGTGTTAATTCTCtcaaaggataaggaagaagcataaagtctctctctctctctctctctctctctctctctctctctctctctctctctctctctctctctctctctctctctctcttgcctggAATTACGCGcggtaggaaaggaagaaaaacaattcAAGGACATAACTTATTTGCCTGcattcatcccctcctcctctcctccttttcttcttatcctcttgtcccatgtatcctcctcctcttcctttttattcttctattcatGTCCCTTAttcctttatctatctgttaattcttacttcatttttttgttttttttttttgcttctctgcTTTCATGTACatgctattattttcttttttcttgctctaTTTCTCATCGTTTCCTTCCCAAGTTTAATCTTTTGTCTATaaattctttctctccctttactcctcctcttcctcatactaGTTCCTGCGCAGTGATTTCGTTCGTATTTCATTCTTGTTAATCAGGTTCATGCAACATCATACGCGCATTGATAGAATGTAGATCTTGCGTGCCGCTTTTACCATCGCAAGGCTCAGGCGGAAGAGATACTCGTAAAGAAGACCTCTGAACATGCAACCTTCCTCCGTCGAGTAGAGCGATGCGTGAACTGACGAGGAGAGGCGCTGCACATAGAGAATCAAGGCCAAAGGAAGTGATCAAAACAAGTTTCGGCGGATTGTAAgcatatgaagaaaaagtaggTAGGAAATGTGACTGCCTACAAGCAAAGCACCACATCTACAGCCTAACTACCCTGAGGTCATTACAGGCTGTAAAACACTTtcatgaaacaacaacaacaacaacaacaacaacaataacaacaacaacaaaatggaAGTATGCCCAAATGTAACAGGGAATTTTAAACCTAACCCACCACGAGTACGGGAAGAAGAatgggggtggaggagaagaggaggggggaaaggccGACAGGTTGGAAGTAGCGGCAGAATCACCATCCCTGGATTGTATGACCGCGGGGTAGTTAGGCAGTAGACGTGGTGCTGCCCTCACACTGCTTACGACATTGTTCCCCTGTTGTCTGCGGACCACTCCATGCACCTTCTCCACAGAGCGTCACCACTACGGCAGACTCACCCTTGCCTTGAAGCACCAGTTATTTTTACTCTTGGAGACATCATGAAGAACTCGGCCTTTACTGCAACAATACTTGGGTTTCACAGAAACCTCAATTAGATTTTTTCCGTCTTACAAACGCAAAATAAGTCTAAAACTTAAAGGAAGCGTAAAACCGATGTTTTCTTGAAATTGTAAGAGATAAATTTGTAACATCTACGCAGCTTACAGATCTACAAAGCTGATAGGGCGCCGAATGGAAACAGGATGGGTTTCCAGTCCCCgcgctcccttcctctcagttCCCTTTTAACGACGTGCAAGGAATAACTACAGTggcaaatttatttatttatttatttttatttttccagccCAGACGCAGTGTGTAGTCAGACCGCCACCCGCTACTAAAGGGAGTGTATTGCAGTGTATTTTATTAAACAATACACTCCCGCGTTCGCTCACTTAATTATTCGTCAAAAACGACTTAAATTAAGTTTGTGTATCATATCAGAGATAAGACAGGCCGTGAATAATAACGAATGAATAATTAAGACCTGGAATGCGCGTGCTGCAGCTGAACGGTGAATAAGATGCCAGTGCGGACTGAGGCCTCTGCAGCATCTCCATCACCActtctaacaacaacaacaacaacaacaacaacaacaacaacaacaacaacaacaacaacaacaacaacaacaacaaccacaacaataacaacaacaacagggtaATATCCCCCGTAGACCGAGACAAGACAAGGTAAGGCACACGCACGTAACATTCCCAAGCATTCCCTCACACCTTCCCCTCAAGGCCTCTAGGGGTGAGAGGGTAGACGCTCACTTCCTCACCACAACTGTTACAATGCGCGACGCTCACCTGTGCCGAATGTCTAgtaccataaaaaaagaaataaaaatcaacGGTAACAGTAATAAAATGAATCAAACTTTAATGCATAATGAATAATTCTCACCTACAAAACAGCAAATCAGTGCACATGtaccaaagtgtgtgtgtgtgtgtgtgtgtgtgtgtatactacgGTCTTGAGGTTTAGGTTACGTGCTGGATTCACAATTTCCCGCTATACCCTTCCAAAGATAATTTATATAAGGTTTACATACATATTTTGCTTCATACTGTTATTTTGTGGGGTACGATCTTTCTCACATCCGTCTCCCACCTTCTCCTGGATCCTCTTAACGACAATATTTGTGTGCTGATCAGTCGCCTTTAGCCACCTCAGTATGCTAACTTAGTACGTGAGAGGCAAGGATGATCATACTGAATCAgtgatatttgtgtgtgtgtgtgtgtgtgtgtgtgtgtgtgaggaattaATGCATCGTACgtacaaatatatatttaaCCTTTTTAACTTCAAACCTCCTTTATCTTGacatttccatttttccctctcctccaccaccctcctTCAAGTGTTGGCGCAGTGCCCAGCCATTCTTCCTCTCACACCCCTCTCCCCCGCCATGCCTCCCGCCGCCCACTGTCTTGACATCCACTTGAAATTGTGGCTGTAATTTACACTTTAATAATCATTCATATATCACTGGCAAATTTCTGTAAAGGAGCGAAAAGCACTTAGGGAGAAATCACAAATAAAATTTCACTGAAAACCTTCGGGAAAGAAGTCGTTAACATGTATGTCCGTGCTGTCCTTTACTGAATAGCCACATAGCGCGAAATatttagagggagagagagagagagagagagagagagagagagagagagagagagattttatgaCTTTATAATTAATGTAAACATGCAAACACTGAGGAACACGGGCTGACCTTGCACCATGATGACTTGTGGTATCTACCAGGCCATTGTTGCGTCGTTGTTGGCGGCGTGGAGGTAAGGACGCTGTAGTGAAACGCCCTTGCACCTTCAATACCCCAAGATAATAGGTGCCAAAAGATGTATGGACGGCTACGCTCCTTGGTTTCAGTTTAACACAGTACTATTTTGTCCCTTTGAGCTATACCATTACGTCATTCTTGCCTTCGCAATGTGCACTAGCTATTAATTATTGGATTATGGCATTTCCAAAACGTTCTATTGTCAAATCACTGAGTATCAAGGAAAACAACGAGGTGCCAGCCTGCAGAAGACACACAAAGCATAAACTCTGCTCAGAGCAATATGACTGATTCATTTCTGCTCTGTCTCTAATATTGTATGTGTGATTGTGAGATTCGTGGCCGCTTAACCTTAAATTATATCACTTTGGTGATTATGTATATGGCATTCTAATGAcgatgaatgaaaatgagaatgcCTGAGTACAAGACACGAAAAAGACTGCCTAAAATGTGGTTTGATGTCGTTGCTTCGAACCATGAATCGCTGATGCAATTTGGAGCCTCAGGGGGATGAACTTTAGGTTGTCACGTCCTAGAGCatctatttttatctgtttgttaccttccttccttgactAACACTATCAATTATCGACTAGCCGGGAGTTaccttccttaaaaaaaaagaaaaaaaaagaaagaaaaaaatacgaaaactaATTTCCTCTGCACATTGCTAATTTTTTGTCATTCTCATAACAGTGAGTGCAGAAGCAGAGGTGGATGCCAACTGCCTGGGCTGCATGTGCGAGGCTGCAACCAGGTGCAACGCCTCTACCGCATGCCACAATTCTGGTGGTGGCTATTTCTGCGGCCCCTTCCACATCTCCTGGGCTTACTGGGCTGACGCCGGGAAGCCTGTCCTTCTGCACGACGACCCAAACAGGCTTGGAGGTACGTGTGACATTCCAAGTTTTaccaaaatgtgtgtgtgtgtgtgtgtgtgtgtgtgtatgtgtgtataattTTGATGGGAACATTCTTAGATGATTTATGAATGAATTCTGCTAGTTTTAAGTTTGCTTTTCTGTTTTTGAAATAGCTAACTTTCCagtatttctttattgttgtaCTTCTTGTATTTCGGTCTGGAGGATGCAACTGCTGCTGGTGACGGGATAgaccccataaaaaaaataaataaataaaataaaaatgtaaataaacaaatatatatatatatatatatatatatatatatatatatatatatatatatatatatatatatatatatatatatatatatatatatatatatatatatatatatatatatatatataaataaacaaagaaataaatcaaGATCAGCTCACAAACTTCTTTTCCATATTGTTAATGATTGCCTAATGTATGTTCATCTTTTTGGTGTTCAGTAGCCTTTATATGTATAATGTAATTCTAAGGTATGTTTTGGGTACCATGTCTACATTATAAATATCACTGTTATAACATATATTCTATGACTAGTCCACTTAAATGGATTTCATTACAGCCTTTGAGGATTGCGCCAAAGACCTGTACTGCTCTGCTACAGTTGTCAGGCAGTACATGAAAAAGTTCGCCAAGGTAAGAATAATGCTGCTTCTGTTGTGGCCTTCATGTGTCTGTCAGGACTAATGAGAGCTGGTTAATCTGTGAGGCATGATCGAGGACGGCTAAAAGATGTATTACCAAAATGTAATGCCATATGTACTACAACAACCAAGCAACAGATGCTGTTTCTTTGGTGGGCTTCAGATAATTAATTTAGTTCAAGCATTAAACAGCAAATGTTAATACATTGTTGAGTGTATTTAAGAAAGGCAGAGAGCACCATCATAAAGTAACATaaagaaagagtaaatataATGATGTATTTTACTTGGAAGCAAATTCATTTCCAAGTTTGCAAAATGGCATCTATTAGTCATATTGATGCATGTTTTATAATCTTTCTGAAGTTGAACTTGAGTGTACATAATGTATCTAAATACATCAGTATTTCATGACAAaattaaatatttcacgcaCATATGTATGATCAATGTAGTTGAGTCAGATTGAACATTGGGTAAGAAGTGGATAACATTGTTGTATCaaaaatagtgtgttttgcaggtgaGCAGGTCACTACCGTTGAACAACAATAATTTCTATGAGTGACAAAATTAGTTATTCTTAGTGATCTCAAAATTTTCCTTATGTGGCAAAAGGCTGGAACAAAGAAGATATATGCAGTACAGTAGAGAGAGCAGGTCCAGGAACAGTAGTTTAGTTTAGCAAGATGTATAATAGAGCTCATGAGGTGCTCTGCCACCATCTTTTGCTCTGATGACAATAACCAAAATTTATGCAGTACTAAATGTCTAAAATAATCTGAAGATAATTCATTTACATGCTAATTGTTTATCATGTAGgactgtgatggtgatggtgtagtgACCTGCAAAGATTACGTAAGGCTTCATAAGTTGGGCAGGCAGGGATGCACAGTCCCCTTGCCCCAAGACCGCTTCACCACCCAGTTTGAAGAATGTGCGAAGCGCCTCAACGTGTACTAGTACGTGGATCACTGCTGCTCGGGCTTGCTTGTGCTATTTACATGTcaataaacatttttcttcataaattttAAAATGCTTTATGCATAGCAATTTAGTAGACTTAAATAACTTCAaggtaaaaataattattatttgaTGTGTCATTTATGTTATGCAATGCATAATACTGTACCTGTATGAAAAATGTTCCCACAAGTGTAACAATGAATTGTACCCATCACACTGGCTTAATTACATAGTTAGAATATAAATTCCATAACTAAACTGCTGTCAGATCAAATATAGAGATTAGACCACAGCTATGAGCTTAATATATTCAGTATAATTAATTTAGGATTGTTATCAGGGAGTATCATTATGGCAAGATATTCTAATTTGAAGTTAAACTACTCATGATCAAGCCTCACAATAATGGCTGAAATGCTTCACTAAAGTACTTTGCTGTTTCAAATTACAAATGAGAAATTATGCATGATCCTTAGACACTGAAGTATGCATGTCCCCTCAGTCTTGCTTTGGTGCAAAACAACAACCAGCTCCCTCTCTTGATGAATCAAACCCCAGTTTGCATGTGATGAAAACATCTTTCACCATCAGTTATGTGATGATCTTTTAACTTCATCCACTTTTATACTTTCAATACCAACAACATTTATGGTGTCTCAGGCACACAAGTTTTATGGATTCATCTGCTGAAATAAATTTCTCATTGTCAAGACCAAATTCTAATATCCTTATTCTTATCTTTTACAGAAAGCAGAGAAAGGTGACTGCAATGGAGATGGGAAAATTGACTGCATTGATTTTGCTTATATGCACAGACTAGGTGGTTACAGCTGCAAGGATGCATCTTTCACCAAGACAGCCTTTTTTGAGAGCTTCATGACTTGCTGGAAGGTGGTCCAAGAGGCAATGCCCAAAACCACTACTAGCTCTTCAAACTCTTCAAGCATTTCTTGAACTGCTTttctgcctttttctttttatggagaTCTGAGGTGTTTACTGTAGTTTCTGTTACCAGTTCATCAAGTGTTCAGTTTAAGTTTTATTAGATACTGTTTTGTATTGTATTACATTTCATGTTAGTTATTCACCTTCATGagcttccctcttttcttttcacaccTTTATTTATGCTGTTCTATCAatcacatatttatttcttatgttcttgatgTTTCTTTTACCTATGTCTTTTTATTGCTAAGAAAGCAGTCATGAATCTTCCCATACCATTACTAGTGTTGTTCTGAGCATATTTTGTTACTGTCATGGAATATATTTAGGTATTTGgcaattttttctttccctctcctgtgaGGGAAATTTGTATTAAATAAACTGGCTTTTGTATTTTCCTacatcatgaaaataaaaaaaattccttgtACCTACAATTTCAAGTAATAAAGTAGGGCTGAAGCAATATTTGctctttgattttattttcaaaacttaataaaaattaaagaataattaAAGTGTGAGATCTTCCCATGAAAGCAGAAAAAGGAAATCTTGCCTTACAAGTCACATAAACTTTAGCATAAAGCTATTAAGGGAGGTATAAAGACATATGAAATAAATTACATTTATCTCACTCTTGCTCAGTCTGATACAAACTGAGCCTCAGCTACACATCTCTTGGCTAGTACA
Encoded proteins:
- the LOC135099992 gene encoding lysozyme-like isoform X2 gives rise to the protein MSLLQRSMVLVAAVFCLSAIYVSAEAEVDANCLGCMCEAATRCNASTACHNSGGGYFCGPFHISWAYWADAGKPVLLHDDPNRLGAFEDCAKDLYCSATVVRQYMKKFAKDCDGDGVVTCKDYVRLHKLGRQGCTVPLPQDRFTTQFEECAKRLNVY
- the LOC135099992 gene encoding lysozyme-like isoform X1 → MSLLQRSMVLVAAVFCLSAIYVSAEAEVDANCLGCMCEAATRCNASTACHNSGGGYFCGPFHISWAYWADAGKPVLLHDDPNRLGAFEDCAKDLYCSATVVRQYMKKFAKKAEKGDCNGDGKIDCIDFAYMHRLGGYSCKDASFTKTAFFESFMTCWKVVQEAMPKTTTSSSNSSSIS